A stretch of the Candidatus Buchananbacteria bacterium genome encodes the following:
- the atpD gene encoding F0F1 ATP synthase subunit beta, protein MSQGTIKQVIGPVVDVAFDDTLPQIYHALEVSTGSDTLVLEVQQHLTGNVARTVALGTTDGLRRGMAVVNTGAPIMIPVGDNTLGRMFDVLGKPLDGKAATTGKQYPIHRPAPALTDQSNSVEIFETGIKVIDLICPFAKGGKVGLFGGAGVGKTVVIQELIHNIATKHGGYSVFGGVGERTREGNDLYLDMKNSGVLENTALVFGQMNEPPGSRLRVGLTALTMAEYFRDEKGKDVLLFIDNIFRFAQAGSEVSALLGRIPSAVGYQPTLASEMGELQERITSTKKGSVTSVQAVYVPADDLTDPAPATTFTHLDSTVVLSRGLSELGIYPAVDPLDSTSTILDPLIVGQEHYDTARQVQKVLQRYKELQDIIAILGMEELSDADKQTVNRARRIQRFLSQPFSVAEGFTGSPGKYVPLADTIRSFKAILNGDYDNVPEQNFYMKGSIDDVERS, encoded by the coding sequence ATGTCTCAAGGAACAATCAAACAAGTAATCGGACCGGTGGTTGACGTGGCGTTTGACGACACCTTGCCGCAGATCTATCACGCCCTGGAAGTTAGCACCGGCAGTGACACTTTGGTGTTAGAGGTTCAGCAACACTTGACCGGCAACGTTGCGCGCACTGTGGCCCTAGGTACTACCGATGGTCTGCGTCGCGGTATGGCCGTAGTTAATACCGGCGCACCGATCATGATCCCGGTCGGCGACAATACTCTAGGCCGCATGTTCGACGTCTTAGGCAAGCCACTTGATGGTAAAGCAGCCACAACTGGCAAACAGTACCCGATTCACCGACCAGCCCCAGCCCTGACCGATCAATCAAACTCCGTTGAAATTTTTGAAACTGGTATTAAAGTTATCGATTTAATTTGTCCATTTGCCAAAGGTGGTAAAGTCGGACTTTTCGGCGGTGCCGGCGTCGGTAAAACCGTTGTTATTCAAGAATTGATCCATAACATCGCCACCAAACACGGCGGCTACTCAGTTTTTGGCGGCGTCGGTGAACGAACCCGCGAAGGTAACGACTTATACTTAGACATGAAAAATAGCGGCGTGCTTGAAAATACCGCTCTCGTTTTTGGTCAGATGAACGAACCACCAGGATCTCGCTTGCGCGTTGGTTTAACTGCTTTAACGATGGCGGAATATTTCCGCGACGAAAAAGGTAAAGATGTATTGTTATTTATCGACAATATTTTCCGATTTGCCCAAGCCGGTTCTGAAGTGTCGGCCCTGCTTGGACGCATCCCTTCGGCCGTCGGCTACCAGCCAACCCTAGCAAGCGAAATGGGAGAATTGCAAGAACGAATTACTTCAACCAAAAAAGGTTCTGTCACCTCCGTTCAGGCAGTCTATGTCCCGGCCGACGACTTAACCGACCCGGCGCCAGCGACCACCTTTACCCACCTAGACTCAACTGTCGTGTTATCCCGCGGTTTATCGGAATTGGGAATCTACCCCGCCGTTGATCCGCTCGATTCAACTTCCACCATCCTAGATCCGCTCATTGTCGGCCAAGAACACTATGATACCGCCCGTCAGGTACAAAAAGTACTCCAGCGCTATAAAGAATTGCAGGATATTATTGCCATTTTAGGAATGGAAGAATTATCCGACGCAGACAAACAAACCGTTAACCGCGCGCGACGCATTCAGCGCTTCTTATCACAGCCATTCTCAGTCGCCGAAGGTTTTACCGGCAGCCCTGGAAAATATGTACCATTAGCCGACACCATCCGAAGCTTCAAAGCAATATTAAACGGCGACTACGACAACGTCCCAGAACAAAACTTCTACATGAAAGGTAGCATTGACGACGTCGAACGCTCATAA
- a CDS encoding ATP synthase F0 subunit C, with protein sequence MDLTFLAKALAIGLGSFGPAFAIGIIGAKAMEAIGRNPESAQKILVPMLLAAAFAEAIAIYALIIAFSISA encoded by the coding sequence ATGGATTTAACATTTTTAGCCAAAGCCCTTGCTATCGGACTCGGATCATTCGGTCCAGCTTTCGCTATTGGTATTATTGGCGCCAAAGCCATGGAAGCAATTGGTCGCAACCCAGAATCAGCCCAAAAAATCTTGGTGCCGATGTTGTTGGCCGCTGCTTTTGCTGAAGCTATCGCCATCTACGCTTTAATCATCGCTTTCTCAATCAGCGCTTAA
- a CDS encoding peptidylprolyl isomerase, with the protein MTDTTTVDLENVSQAVIKTNLGDITVEFYKTDSPNTVKNFVKLATSGYYDGVKFHRVIKDFMIQAGDPLSKDDSMKLRWGTGGPGYYFDDEINTHKLVKGSLAMANAGPNTNGSQFFIVTADATPWLDGKHTNFGRVTSGLDVVEKIGNVETGAADRPVEAVIIESIEIK; encoded by the coding sequence ATGACTGATACTACGACCGTCGACTTGGAAAATGTTTCCCAGGCCGTCATTAAAACTAATCTAGGGGATATCACGGTTGAATTCTATAAAACTGATTCGCCCAATACCGTCAAAAACTTCGTTAAATTAGCAACCTCAGGTTATTACGACGGTGTTAAATTCCATCGCGTAATTAAGGACTTTATGATCCAAGCCGGTGATCCACTAAGCAAAGACGACTCTATGAAATTACGCTGGGGGACTGGCGGTCCAGGTTACTATTTTGATGATGAAATTAACACCCATAAGCTGGTTAAAGGTTCACTGGCCATGGCTAACGCCGGACCAAATACCAACGGTAGTCAGTTTTTTATTGTCACCGCTGACGCCACTCCATGGCTCGATGGTAAACATACTAACTTTGGCCGAGTTACTAGTGGGCTCGACGTTGTGGAAAAAATTGGTAATGTCGAAACTGGTGCTGCTGATCGCCCGGTTGAAGCCGTTATTATTGAATCAATTGAAATTAAATAA
- a CDS encoding NAD(P)/FAD-dependent oxidoreductase → MKNNIYDVIVIGGGASGMMAAGRAAERGKRVLLLEKNKTLGEKLKITGGGRCNIANAEESVQLLLGHYGAAKQFLFSSFSQFGVSDTFTFFESKGLPLVIQERQRVFPKTEKAADVLKVLEQYLKQHNVEIKTNVRVNEIVGVNGKIKNIIADKKILQANSYIVATGGKSHPETGSTGDGFKWLASLGHTVTQPTPSIVPLAVDDSWVKKLAGVTLPEMKITFFLNDKKSFSLKGPLLFTHFGLSGPLILNAAKKVADLLHAGQVTATIDIHPTSDLGSFDKQIIKIFDDNKNKTLKNVFKEITPAGTAGVILSLIKNVDSETKVHSITKDQRRQIVYLLKNLPVTIKGLMGDDRAVISDGGVSLKEIDAKTMQSKLYSNLFVTGDLLHISRPSGGYSLQLCWTTGHIAGSYC, encoded by the coding sequence ATGAAAAATAATATTTACGATGTAATCGTCATCGGTGGAGGAGCCTCCGGCATGATGGCCGCTGGACGAGCGGCTGAACGCGGCAAACGCGTTTTGCTTTTGGAAAAAAATAAAACCCTTGGTGAAAAGCTAAAGATCACTGGTGGTGGCCGATGTAACATCGCCAACGCCGAAGAATCGGTCCAACTGCTTTTAGGTCATTATGGCGCCGCCAAGCAATTTCTCTTTTCCTCATTTTCTCAGTTCGGCGTGTCAGATACGTTCACGTTTTTTGAATCAAAGGGCTTACCCTTAGTAATTCAGGAGCGCCAGCGCGTATTTCCCAAAACCGAAAAAGCGGCTGATGTTTTAAAAGTATTAGAGCAATATCTCAAACAACACAACGTTGAAATAAAAACTAATGTCCGGGTCAATGAGATTGTTGGCGTCAACGGAAAAATTAAAAACATTATCGCCGACAAAAAAATTCTTCAAGCCAATTCCTACATCGTCGCCACCGGCGGCAAATCGCATCCCGAAACCGGTTCTACCGGCGACGGTTTCAAATGGCTGGCCAGCCTTGGCCACACGGTCACGCAACCAACACCAAGCATCGTACCATTGGCAGTTGATGACAGCTGGGTTAAAAAACTCGCCGGCGTGACATTGCCTGAAATGAAAATCACTTTTTTTCTTAATGACAAAAAAAGTTTTAGTCTCAAGGGACCGCTACTTTTTACCCATTTTGGTTTATCAGGTCCGCTTATTTTAAACGCCGCTAAAAAAGTCGCTGATTTGCTGCATGCCGGACAAGTTACTGCCACAATCGATATTCATCCGACAAGCGACTTGGGCAGTTTTGATAAACAGATAATAAAAATTTTTGATGATAATAAAAATAAAACGTTAAAAAATGTTTTTAAAGAAATCACTCCTGCTGGCACCGCTGGCGTTATTTTATCACTAATAAAAAATGTTGATTCAGAAACAAAAGTACACAGCATTACTAAAGATCAGCGCAGACAAATTGTTTATTTATTAAAAAATTTACCAGTCACCATTAAGGGTTTAATGGGAGATGACCGGGCCGTCATTAGCGACGGCGGTGTTTCGCTCAAAGAAATTGATGCTAAAACCATGCAATCAAAACTCTATTCCAATCTCTTTGTCACTGGTGATTTACTCCACATCAGCCGGCCGTCAGGCGGCTACTCATTGCAACTTTGTTGGACTACTGGCCACATTGCCGGATCATATTGTTAA
- the atpG gene encoding ATP synthase F1 subunit gamma, with product MALLTRKIKRQIQSVKNTQKITKAMELVSGAKMRKAVNAVLTSRPYSNLAWQTVATLSNTVDRELHALLFDRQTAKKIGVVLISANRGLCGVFNQQIAREALRFVQQEQQTPDVEKIEFITLGHKGAQIIAKSGNVIASDFTKPDVVTDISEISSVAKMIVQQYIDGDYDKVVLVYTDFINSLKQRPEIKQLLPIKQNDNSGLGKVGQDEEPASAKKDVTEYLFEPSADFVLSHFLPRLIEVQIYQAILESNASEHSARMVAMKNASDAASDLINELTLSFNKARQAGITQEISEISVSKAALEG from the coding sequence ATGGCACTGCTAACCAGAAAAATTAAACGTCAGATTCAATCCGTTAAAAACACTCAAAAGATTACCAAGGCAATGGAGTTGGTATCGGGTGCGAAGATGCGCAAAGCTGTTAATGCGGTATTAACCTCCCGGCCATATTCCAACTTAGCCTGGCAAACTGTTGCCACGCTTTCCAACACCGTTGATCGTGAACTGCATGCTTTGTTGTTTGATCGGCAGACTGCAAAAAAAATTGGCGTGGTTTTAATCAGCGCTAACCGCGGTCTCTGTGGCGTTTTTAACCAGCAAATTGCCCGTGAAGCACTTCGGTTTGTTCAACAGGAGCAGCAGACACCCGACGTTGAAAAAATTGAATTTATCACACTCGGTCATAAAGGCGCCCAAATCATTGCCAAATCAGGCAACGTCATTGCATCAGATTTCACTAAGCCCGACGTGGTCACCGATATTAGTGAGATTTCTTCCGTTGCCAAAATGATCGTCCAACAGTACATCGACGGTGACTACGACAAAGTTGTACTAGTCTATACCGATTTTATTAATTCCCTCAAACAACGCCCGGAAATAAAACAATTATTACCAATTAAACAAAACGACAATTCTGGTCTAGGTAAAGTTGGTCAAGACGAGGAGCCGGCGTCCGCCAAAAAAGATGTCACTGAATATTTGTTTGAACCGTCAGCCGATTTTGTCTTGTCTCATTTTCTGCCACGATTGATTGAGGTTCAAATCTACCAAGCAATTTTAGAATCAAACGCGTCAGAGCATAGTGCTCGAATGGTTGCTATGAAAAATGCTTCGGACGCGGCCAGCGATTTAATTAACGAATTAACATTAAGTTTTAACAAAGCTCGCCAAGCGGGAATCACTCAGGAAATCAGTGAAATCTCGGTTAGTAAGGCGGCATTAGAAGGATAA
- a CDS encoding alpha/beta hydrolase, whose protein sequence is MSTSATLLENYFHLFIPGSSNAAETLFLLHGTGGDEYSLLDIAKMLMPQANILSVRGNVLEGTYNRFFQRYADGTFNQADLKRQTQALKNFIITAAKHYQLNQTKICAIGYSNGANITANLLLTSPQTITTAILFRPTLPAKPAISPNLQTTKVLIVSGTNDQLVQPELATELSTLLKNAEANVKLVWREAGHQLDYQDIDIAHQWLTETVL, encoded by the coding sequence ATGAGCACCTCGGCCACTTTACTAGAAAATTATTTCCATCTTTTTATACCAGGTTCGTCCAATGCCGCCGAGACTCTATTTTTATTACACGGCACTGGTGGCGACGAATATTCATTGCTTGATATTGCTAAAATGCTCATGCCACAAGCCAACATCTTAAGTGTCCGTGGCAACGTTCTTGAAGGTACCTATAACCGTTTTTTTCAACGATACGCCGACGGTACTTTTAACCAAGCTGATTTAAAACGACAAACCCAAGCACTCAAAAATTTTATTATCACCGCCGCCAAACACTATCAACTTAATCAAACTAAAATTTGCGCCATTGGTTATTCTAATGGTGCTAACATCACCGCCAACCTACTATTAACGTCACCCCAGACTATCACAACTGCTATTTTGTTTCGACCAACTTTGCCGGCTAAACCAGCCATCAGTCCAAACCTTCAAACAACCAAGGTTTTGATTGTTAGTGGCACTAACGACCAGCTAGTTCAGCCGGAATTAGCAACCGAATTATCAACTCTTCTTAAAAATGCCGAAGCTAATGTTAAGCTTGTTTGGCGCGAGGCTGGTCACCAGCTCGATTACCAAGATATTGATATCGCTCACCAATGGCTAACCGAAACCGTCTTATGA
- the atpF gene encoding F0F1 ATP synthase subunit B, translating into MAEIISTFHIDWKIIIAQLVNFALVVGVLWFFAFKPLAKTMNERTAKIEQGLRNAQAVEQQLKEAEREYQVVVTRAKKEAEGIIISAREMAETQRNETLTKTKTEAAKIIETAKGQLAAQKQQMVNDARTELAEIVALASEKIIAQKLTDKSNLELIEKTIKGVKVS; encoded by the coding sequence ATGGCCGAAATAATCAGCACGTTTCACATCGATTGGAAAATTATTATTGCCCAACTTGTTAATTTCGCCTTGGTTGTTGGCGTGCTGTGGTTTTTCGCTTTCAAACCTCTGGCAAAAACGATGAATGAACGCACCGCCAAAATTGAGCAGGGTTTGCGTAATGCCCAGGCCGTTGAACAACAGCTTAAAGAAGCCGAACGTGAGTATCAGGTTGTAGTAACGCGCGCCAAGAAAGAAGCGGAAGGTATCATTATAAGCGCCCGTGAAATGGCTGAAACTCAACGAAACGAAACATTGACTAAAACCAAAACTGAGGCGGCAAAAATAATTGAAACCGCCAAAGGTCAACTCGCAGCGCAAAAACAACAGATGGTCAATGACGCTCGAACTGAATTGGCGGAAATCGTCGCCCTGGCTTCTGAAAAAATCATTGCGCAAAAACTAACTGATAAAAGCAACTTGGAACTCATTGAAAAAACAATTAAAGGAGTAAAGGTATCATGA
- a CDS encoding cold shock domain-containing protein, whose translation MQGTIKKLTDKHFGFISQDGGKDLFFHANELDGVSFSDLREGDTVTFEVTEGPKGPAATQVKRA comes from the coding sequence ATGCAAGGAACAATCAAAAAATTGACTGACAAGCATTTTGGTTTTATCAGTCAAGACGGCGGAAAAGATTTATTCTTCCACGCCAATGAGCTTGATGGCGTTAGTTTCAGTGATCTACGAGAAGGCGACACCGTTACTTTCGAAGTAACTGAAGGTCCAAAAGGTCCAGCCGCTACTCAAGTCAAAAGAGCCTAA
- a CDS encoding F0F1 ATP synthase subunit A gives MTQTNEAKTEVAKDILGQTEGQETTSQSSEVKHESTLFAEPVFHFGQFAITNALLTSWLAVLIIIVLSVMVRKKIASVPRGIQNYAESVLEGAINLANSVTGSSEKSLKFLPIVFPLFIFILINNWLGLLPGVGSIGFIESHGGESIFVPLLRGGTADLNLTLALALMAVIATHIFGVITANAWGHLNRFINIKVLLEIPKKIFVEKEYTAILVNPIKFFVGLIEAVGELAKVASLSFRLFGNIFAGEVLLAAMSAIFAFILPLPFMFLEIIVGIIQALIFAILTLVFLTVMTSDHEHEEAH, from the coding sequence ATGACTCAGACAAACGAAGCTAAAACTGAAGTGGCTAAAGACATTCTTGGCCAGACCGAAGGGCAGGAGACAACCTCCCAAAGCTCCGAAGTCAAACATGAATCCACCCTGTTCGCCGAACCGGTTTTTCATTTTGGGCAGTTTGCGATTACTAACGCCCTGTTGACTTCCTGGCTGGCGGTACTTATCATTATTGTTCTTTCAGTCATGGTCCGAAAAAAAATTGCATCCGTACCGCGTGGCATTCAAAACTATGCCGAATCAGTCCTTGAGGGTGCCATTAATTTAGCCAACTCTGTTACTGGGTCGTCAGAAAAATCTTTAAAATTTCTACCAATTGTTTTCCCGCTCTTCATATTTATCCTTATTAATAACTGGCTAGGCCTGCTACCCGGTGTTGGGTCAATTGGTTTTATTGAAAGCCACGGGGGCGAATCAATATTTGTGCCACTTCTGCGCGGCGGTACTGCTGATTTAAATTTAACTTTGGCGCTTGCCCTAATGGCTGTTATTGCCACTCACATTTTTGGGGTCATCACGGCTAACGCCTGGGGTCATCTTAATCGATTCATCAATATCAAGGTACTACTAGAAATTCCTAAAAAAATTTTTGTTGAAAAAGAATACACAGCCATTTTGGTCAACCCGATAAAATTTTTTGTCGGTTTGATTGAGGCGGTTGGGGAATTAGCAAAAGTCGCTTCGTTGTCATTTCGATTGTTCGGCAACATTTTTGCCGGCGAGGTCTTACTGGCAGCGATGAGTGCAATTTTTGCTTTCATCTTGCCGTTGCCCTTTATGTTCTTGGAAATCATTGTCGGCATTATCCAAGCGTTAATATTCGCTATTCTGACGCTGGTATTTTTGACCGTCATGACCAGCGACCACGAACACGAAGAGGCGCATTAA
- a CDS encoding AtpZ/AtpI family protein, giving the protein MPEPRQEKWWQEGLGLAMELTGWLIIPVLGALILGKWLDQRYDSAPWLFLLCTAIAFIITCCGIIYKAATWMREISTDQNKQNNNLEAKSKINDSDKRS; this is encoded by the coding sequence ATGCCTGAACCAAGGCAGGAAAAATGGTGGCAAGAGGGCCTGGGGCTCGCTATGGAACTAACTGGCTGGCTGATTATACCAGTTCTAGGGGCGCTCATTTTGGGCAAATGGCTGGATCAGCGCTATGACAGCGCACCATGGCTGTTCCTGCTTTGCACCGCTATAGCGTTTATTATCACCTGTTGTGGTATCATTTATAAAGCAGCTACCTGGATGCGAGAAATCAGCACCGATCAAAATAAACAAAATAATAATTTAGAGGCAAAGAGCAAGATTAATGACTCAGACAAACGAAGCTAA
- a CDS encoding F0F1 ATP synthase subunit alpha, translating to MQKNNSDYIIDSLRRQLTDFQPEVKTERVGTVVEIGDGVAKMTGLSQVMAMEMLEFPHGIMGVTLNLEEDLVGAVIFGEFNEIKEGDTVKGTGTVLSVPVGEQLIGRVVDSLGVPRDGKGPINTTKRYPIEKIAPRVIERQPVNTPLQTGIKAIDSMIPIGRGQRELIIGDRQTGKTAVAIDTIINQKGKDVICIYVAISQKQSNVARVIAKLEEHGAMDYTTIVVASASDPASMAFIAPYSGCAIGEYFTDNGKDVLVIYDDLTKQAAAYRQVSLLLRRPPGREAFPGDIFYLHSRLLERACRLSDEKGGGSLTALPIIETQAGDISAYIPTNVISITDGQIFLESDLFYQGIRPAVNVGLSVSRVGSAAQTKAMKKVAGKLRLSLAQYRDLAAFAQFGSDLDKATQEQINRGARITEILKQYQYEPMSNEHQVAILYAAINGYVDDITVEKMREFEAHLHRYLDIHGKDVLSAVAKTGELNEANEAKLKSLIQESKKVFTV from the coding sequence ATGCAAAAAAATAACAGCGATTACATAATTGACAGTTTGCGCCGACAACTGACGGATTTCCAACCTGAGGTCAAAACCGAACGAGTCGGTACCGTGGTCGAAATCGGTGACGGCGTAGCAAAGATGACCGGGCTTTCACAAGTAATGGCCATGGAGATGCTTGAATTCCCTCACGGGATTATGGGCGTCACCCTCAACCTAGAAGAGGATTTGGTTGGTGCCGTGATATTTGGTGAATTTAATGAAATTAAAGAAGGGGATACTGTCAAAGGCACCGGTACCGTTTTGTCAGTCCCAGTTGGCGAACAGTTAATCGGCCGAGTTGTTGATTCGCTTGGCGTACCTCGCGACGGCAAAGGACCGATTAACACCACAAAGCGCTACCCTATTGAAAAAATTGCGCCACGCGTTATTGAACGACAGCCGGTAAACACTCCGCTGCAAACCGGCATTAAAGCCATCGACTCAATGATCCCAATTGGCCGCGGCCAACGTGAATTGATTATTGGTGACCGCCAAACCGGTAAAACGGCTGTTGCCATTGATACTATCATCAACCAAAAAGGTAAAGACGTAATTTGTATCTACGTCGCTATTTCTCAAAAACAATCAAATGTCGCCCGCGTTATCGCGAAACTTGAAGAACACGGCGCTATGGACTACACCACCATCGTTGTAGCCTCTGCTTCTGATCCGGCTTCAATGGCGTTTATCGCACCATACAGCGGCTGCGCGATCGGCGAATACTTCACCGATAACGGCAAAGATGTTTTGGTAATCTATGACGACTTAACCAAACAAGCTGCAGCCTATCGACAGGTATCACTCCTACTTCGCCGCCCACCCGGACGCGAGGCTTTTCCAGGAGACATTTTCTATCTACATTCCCGACTACTTGAACGCGCCTGCCGACTCAGCGATGAAAAAGGCGGCGGTTCTCTAACCGCTTTGCCAATCATTGAAACGCAAGCCGGAGATATTTCAGCCTACATCCCAACCAACGTCATTTCTATTACTGACGGCCAAATCTTTTTAGAGTCTGATCTGTTCTATCAAGGTATCAGACCGGCTGTCAACGTTGGCTTATCCGTCTCACGTGTCGGTTCGGCCGCGCAAACCAAGGCAATGAAAAAAGTTGCCGGCAAGTTGCGCTTAAGCCTCGCTCAGTATCGTGACTTGGCCGCTTTCGCGCAATTTGGTTCCGATCTTGATAAAGCCACCCAAGAACAAATCAACCGAGGAGCACGCATCACTGAAATCTTGAAACAGTACCAGTACGAGCCAATGTCTAACGAACACCAGGTTGCTATTTTGTATGCTGCAATCAACGGCTACGTTGACGACATTACTGTTGAAAAGATGCGGGAATTTGAGGCTCATTTGCATCGCTACCTCGACATTCATGGCAAAGATGTTTTAAGCGCCGTTGCCAAAACGGGCGAACTCAATGAAGCAAACGAAGCCAAATTGAAATCATTAATTCAAGAGAGTAAAAAAGTATTTACTGTTTAA
- the atpH gene encoding ATP synthase F1 subunit delta, whose amino-acid sequence MRISDKKYARALYEATEKISGVKRDAVVKKFVAVLARHHALSRIENIINEYQRYAIEQQGQLSVTATFAKKISKAENEKLITKLNKMLQRKVILETAIDSTLIGGSIIKYGDTVVDGSVKRAIADLKQSMVQIYAKK is encoded by the coding sequence ATGAGAATCTCCGACAAAAAATACGCTCGCGCCTTGTATGAAGCAACGGAAAAAATCTCTGGCGTCAAACGCGATGCGGTGGTGAAAAAATTTGTTGCTGTGTTGGCCAGACACCACGCTTTGTCGCGAATCGAAAACATCATCAATGAATATCAGCGGTATGCGATCGAGCAGCAGGGGCAGCTAAGCGTCACAGCCACATTTGCCAAAAAAATATCAAAGGCGGAAAACGAAAAATTAATTACCAAATTAAATAAAATGCTGCAGCGCAAGGTTATCCTAGAAACCGCCATCGACAGCACACTTATCGGCGGCAGCATAATCAAATATGGTGATACAGTAGTTGACGGCAGCGTCAAACGAGCAATCGCCGATTTAAAACAATCAATGGTACAAATCTATGCAAAAAAATAA
- a CDS encoding ring-cleaving dioxygenase encodes MQLLGLHHVTAVTGQIKKNLSFYTEVLGLRLVKKTVNQDDVTAYHLFYADAKGTPGTDMTFFDWPQAGPNSETNDGIIRTMFRVASKEALNFWIERLEKYSVEHFGIHQLGSREALFFLDPEGQKLALVNDNGLPFAGTPWTKTDVPAEHALRGFYAVQLATPSLTDLEPVLTQLLNFKKEDSYPSLDRAEESVVVFSLDGGGPGKEVHVVERRGNFGLVGAGGVHHVAFRIGDEQNQKQWLQRLSEFRWSNSGVVDRFYFKSVYFRISYGILFELATDEPGFSADESVEKLGETLALPPFLEPRRNQIEAGLKPL; translated from the coding sequence ATGCAATTATTAGGACTTCATCATGTTACTGCTGTCACTGGCCAAATTAAAAAGAACCTTTCATTCTATACAGAAGTGTTGGGTTTACGGTTGGTTAAAAAAACCGTTAATCAAGACGATGTGACGGCGTACCACCTTTTTTACGCCGATGCCAAAGGAACGCCTGGCACGGACATGACTTTTTTTGATTGGCCGCAGGCTGGACCAAATAGCGAAACTAATGATGGCATTATTAGGACAATGTTTCGAGTGGCTAGCAAAGAAGCGCTTAATTTTTGGATTGAGCGTTTGGAAAAATATAGCGTTGAGCATTTTGGTATCCACCAACTTGGTAGTCGTGAGGCTTTATTTTTTCTTGATCCAGAAGGACAAAAATTAGCGCTGGTTAATGACAACGGCTTGCCGTTTGCTGGGACGCCGTGGACTAAAACGGACGTGCCGGCCGAACATGCCCTGCGGGGATTTTACGCCGTACAATTGGCGACGCCATCCTTGACTGATTTGGAGCCGGTTTTAACTCAGTTATTAAATTTTAAAAAGGAAGACAGCTATCCTAGTCTTGATCGCGCTGAAGAAAGTGTTGTCGTGTTTTCTCTTGATGGTGGCGGCCCAGGCAAGGAAGTTCACGTGGTTGAGCGTCGGGGAAATTTTGGTCTGGTTGGCGCCGGTGGTGTTCATCACGTGGCGTTTCGTATTGGTGATGAGCAAAATCAAAAGCAATGGCTGCAGCGTTTATCTGAATTTCGTTGGTCTAACTCTGGAGTGGTTGATCGGTTTTATTTTAAATCAGTATACTTTCGTATTTCCTACGGTATTTTATTTGAACTGGCTACTGACGAGCCAGGATTTAGTGCTGACGAGTCAGTCGAAAAATTAGGAGAGACTTTGGCCTTGCCGCCATTTTTGGAACCGCGGCGGAATCAGATTGAAGCGGGACTGAAGCCATTATAA
- the atpC gene encoding ATP synthase F1 subunit epsilon — MAKLQIEIITPEKIIYSGSADQITLPTAAGQITVLPLHQPLISALTAGEIIIKENNNEIFMAVSTGLIQVHPDQVRILTDTAERVEDIDEARAQEAHQRAQELMAEKKDTVDYTQLSAKIEKELARLRVAKRRRHINQPHIEN, encoded by the coding sequence ATGGCTAAACTGCAAATCGAAATCATTACTCCCGAAAAAATAATTTATTCGGGGTCTGCCGATCAAATCACTCTGCCAACTGCTGCCGGACAGATTACGGTTTTGCCGTTGCATCAGCCTTTAATTAGCGCATTGACCGCCGGAGAAATTATCATTAAAGAAAATAATAATGAAATTTTCATGGCCGTTTCCACCGGCTTAATCCAGGTTCATCCCGATCAGGTGCGCATCTTAACTGACACCGCTGAACGCGTCGAAGATATTGACGAAGCGCGCGCTCAAGAAGCGCACCAACGCGCTCAAGAACTGATGGCCGAGAAAAAAGACACCGTTGATTACACTCAGCTTTCCGCCAAAATCGAAAAAGAACTAGCCCGCCTACGCGTAGCTAAACGCCGACGGCATATTAATCAACCTCATATTGAAAATTAA